A single window of Acidimicrobiales bacterium DNA harbors:
- the glpK gene encoding glycerol kinase, whose protein sequence is MSRVLVIDAGTTSVRAAVVDEEGRLVVEKRQVFAPSIPAPGLVEFDPIALVGVVLDTCSAALEEAGPVLGVGLSNQRASTVVWERATGTPVGPGLGWQDLRTLGDCLALRSEGLRLAPNQTATKARWLMSNASASPDELLVGTVDSWIVWNLSAGARHVTDLSNAMVTGLCRADGSGWDEKVLESLSIPAGSMAEIVDSTGVAAEAVRLPGAPPVCGISGDQQASLVGQSCVAEGQAKITFGTGGMLDMRLGSERPISSERGPEGCFPIVCWRDEGGVVWGLEAIMLSAGGNVEWLRDDLGLISSVEESHDLAASVPDSGGVFYVPAQLGLGTPNWDYGARGLLIGLTRGTTAAHVARAVLEGVANLGADLVEAAEKESGVRLASLRVDGGMSRNPTFVQALADAAARPVEVSPVTEATALGAGYLAGLACGLWSGWEEIADLWRPGQVVEPRAGHSQRAAWKEAVGRSLGWVPELSTLDF, encoded by the coding sequence GTGAGCAGAGTCCTGGTGATCGACGCGGGCACGACGAGCGTGCGCGCGGCCGTGGTAGACGAAGAAGGCCGCTTGGTGGTGGAGAAGCGGCAGGTGTTTGCTCCCTCGATTCCTGCGCCCGGACTCGTCGAATTCGACCCGATCGCCCTGGTGGGGGTGGTGCTCGACACTTGCTCGGCGGCCTTGGAGGAAGCGGGCCCGGTGCTCGGGGTCGGCCTCAGCAACCAGAGGGCGTCGACGGTGGTGTGGGAGCGGGCGACCGGCACGCCCGTCGGCCCGGGCCTCGGATGGCAGGACCTCAGGACGCTCGGAGACTGTCTTGCTCTCCGCTCGGAAGGTCTCCGCCTGGCACCAAACCAGACGGCCACCAAGGCCCGGTGGTTGATGTCGAACGCCTCCGCCTCTCCCGACGAGCTGTTGGTGGGGACCGTCGACTCCTGGATCGTCTGGAACCTGTCGGCAGGAGCCCGACACGTGACCGACCTGTCCAACGCGATGGTCACGGGGCTCTGCCGTGCGGACGGGTCCGGCTGGGACGAGAAGGTGTTGGAATCCCTCTCCATCCCCGCAGGATCGATGGCGGAGATCGTCGACTCCACCGGTGTGGCCGCCGAGGCGGTGCGGCTCCCGGGGGCCCCGCCTGTATGCGGCATCTCGGGTGACCAGCAGGCCTCGCTGGTCGGCCAGTCCTGTGTGGCAGAAGGTCAGGCGAAGATCACTTTCGGCACCGGCGGGATGCTCGACATGCGACTCGGTTCCGAGCGGCCCATCTCCTCCGAGCGTGGGCCGGAGGGATGCTTCCCGATCGTCTGCTGGCGTGACGAAGGTGGGGTCGTGTGGGGTTTAGAGGCGATCATGCTGTCGGCCGGCGGGAACGTCGAGTGGCTTCGGGACGACCTCGGATTGATCTCGTCGGTGGAGGAGTCACACGACCTTGCAGCGAGCGTCCCGGACAGTGGAGGGGTCTTCTACGTGCCCGCGCAGCTCGGGCTCGGGACACCCAACTGGGACTACGGGGCGAGAGGGCTGCTCATCGGACTGACCCGAGGCACCACGGCGGCGCACGTGGCCCGTGCGGTCCTCGAAGGCGTGGCGAACCTCGGCGCCGACCTGGTGGAGGCGGCGGAGAAGGAGTCGGGCGTCCGGCTGGCGTCGCTAAGGGTCGACGGCGGCATGAGCAGGAATCCGACGTTCGTCCAGGCGCTGGCCGACGCCGCCGCGCGACCCGTCGAGGTGTCCCCGGTCACCGAGGCCACCGCGCTCGGGGCCGGATATCTGGCTGGGTTGGCCTGTGGGCTCTGGTCGGGATGGGAGGAGATCGCCGACCTGTGGCGTCCCGGGCAGGTGGTGGAGCCACGGGCGGGGCATTCACAGCGGGCTGCCTGGAAGGAAGCGGTCGGCCGTTCCCTTGGATGGGTCCCCGAGCTGTCGACCCTGGACTTCTGA
- a CDS encoding alkyldihydroxyacetonephosphate synthase — protein sequence MSGPAGDTADRQDGREGLALGSEKRILDESDGGGEGRISAPNPDEAAGPNPEGAEGADPTAGVRRRRPVPPIRVAGGSHLRARLAARRVPVTAEVERRLRSVCAVETEPLRVAEASRDWWPLAMVWATGGEYPALAACVARPSDASQVAEVLRVCSEDRVPVTVAAGRSGVCGGSVPVHGGVVLDLTSLSGIRELDETSLVLDVLAGTYGDDLERDLRERWGLTLGHWPQSISLSTVGGWLACRSAGQMSTRYGKIEDMVLGLDVALADGRLVRTGDAPRPAVGPDLTQVFVGSEGTLGVICAARLRVHPAPSHTVKAAWLCGSFESGVDLCRRILRRGATPAVLRLYDATEAVRNFSTPEGRALLIVLDEGDRNLVEAVLGICREEAAAGGDDASEPHDEAVVDRWLEHRNDVSALEALISKGFVVDTMEVTARWGALPSVYRAVTDALAGVEGTLVASAHLSHSYTSGACLYFTFAGRPEPDERERYYCRAWEEATRAALRAGAALSHHHGVGLNRARFMREALGDAFGVLQEIKRALDPAGVLNPGKFGFEDPFGPVGWPSEEVR from the coding sequence ATGTCGGGACCCGCCGGGGACACAGCAGACAGACAGGACGGCAGAGAGGGGCTTGCCTTGGGGTCTGAGAAGAGGATCCTGGACGAATCGGACGGCGGAGGGGAGGGTCGCATCTCGGCACCGAACCCTGACGAAGCAGCTGGACCCAACCCGGAAGGAGCGGAAGGAGCGGATCCGACGGCAGGCGTCCGCCGTCGACGACCTGTCCCGCCGATCCGGGTGGCCGGAGGCAGTCATCTGAGAGCTCGCCTCGCGGCGAGGCGGGTGCCGGTCACCGCCGAGGTGGAGAGGCGCCTCAGGAGCGTCTGCGCCGTGGAGACCGAACCGTTGCGGGTAGCAGAGGCGAGCCGCGACTGGTGGCCGCTGGCGATGGTGTGGGCGACCGGCGGGGAATACCCCGCCCTCGCCGCCTGCGTGGCGAGGCCCTCCGACGCATCGCAGGTTGCCGAGGTGTTGCGGGTCTGCTCTGAGGACCGCGTGCCGGTGACGGTCGCTGCGGGAAGGTCGGGGGTGTGCGGGGGCTCGGTGCCTGTGCACGGGGGCGTGGTCCTGGACCTCACCTCGCTGTCGGGGATCCGGGAGCTGGACGAGACCTCGCTCGTGTTGGACGTGCTCGCCGGGACCTACGGCGACGACCTGGAGCGAGACCTGCGCGAGAGGTGGGGTCTCACGCTCGGGCACTGGCCCCAGTCGATCTCGCTGTCCACCGTCGGGGGTTGGCTCGCATGCAGGTCCGCCGGTCAGATGTCCACCCGCTACGGAAAGATCGAGGACATGGTGCTCGGCCTGGACGTGGCTTTGGCCGACGGACGCCTGGTGAGAACCGGTGACGCTCCGCGGCCGGCGGTCGGACCGGATCTGACTCAGGTGTTCGTCGGTTCGGAGGGGACGCTGGGTGTCATATGCGCGGCGAGGCTGCGCGTTCACCCGGCTCCCTCCCACACGGTGAAGGCGGCGTGGTTGTGCGGCAGCTTCGAGAGCGGTGTCGATCTGTGCCGTCGCATACTCCGACGCGGTGCGACGCCGGCGGTGCTACGCCTCTACGACGCCACGGAGGCCGTGCGGAACTTCTCCACCCCGGAGGGCAGGGCGTTGTTGATCGTCTTGGACGAGGGCGACCGGAACCTGGTCGAGGCAGTGCTCGGGATCTGCCGGGAGGAGGCCGCCGCGGGAGGCGACGACGCGAGCGAACCGCATGACGAGGCCGTCGTGGACAGGTGGCTCGAGCATCGCAACGACGTGAGCGCCCTCGAGGCGTTGATCTCCAAGGGGTTCGTGGTGGACACGATGGAGGTCACCGCCAGATGGGGTGCGCTGCCGTCGGTTTACAGGGCCGTCACCGACGCTCTGGCAGGTGTCGAGGGGACGCTGGTCGCCTCTGCGCACCTCTCGCACTCGTACACATCTGGCGCCTGCCTGTACTTCACCTTCGCAGGGCGTCCCGAACCGGACGAGCGAGAGCGCTACTACTGCCGGGCATGGGAGGAGGCGACCAGGGCGGCGCTGCGGGCCGGCGCCGCCCTATCCCACCATCACGGAGTCGGCCTCAACCGTGCACGCTTCATGCGGGAGGCTCTGGGTGACGCCTTCGGGGTGTTGCAGGAGATCAAACGGGCGCTCGACCCGGCAGGTGTGTTGAACCCCGGGAAGTTCGGCTTCGAAGACCCGTTCGGCCCGGTCGGTTGGCCCTCAGAGGAGGTGCGGTGA